The Desulfococcus multivorans DNA window CGCGCATGCCCGCCACCCCCAGAGCCTCGGCAGCACCCAGGGTTTCCGCGGCATCCAGGACCGAGACCGGAAAGCCCCTTCCGTCGTCTTCCACCGACAGGATAAGCCGACCGTCGACCTGCTGCAGCCGGACCTCCACTTTGGCAGCGCGGGCATGACGCGCCACGTTGGTCAGGGCCTCCTGGGCGATGCGGTAGGCGGCGGTGGCGACGGTGTCGTCCATCTTCGGGATGGATGCGGCATCGAAAAGACAGGTGACACCCGTCCGCCGTTCAAAATCCGAAGTATAGAGCTCCAGGGCGTCCACCAGCCCCAGATCGTCCAGGATTCCCGGCCGGAGACGAAACGCCAGGCTTCGGACGTCCTGGATCGTCCCGTCGATGAGCCGGCACATGTCCCGGGCGCGCTCCGCCCCCATCGGGTCGGCCGCCTTGAGCCGCTCCAGCAGCCAGACCGCGTCCATACGCAACGCCGTCAACACCTGCCCCAACTCGTCGTGGAGCTCCCGAGAGATGACCGCCCGCTCCTTTTCCTGGTTGGTGATGATGGAGGCCGACAAGCGGCGCAGCTTGTCCTGGGCCTTCTTGGCGGCAGTGATGTCCGTAGCGATGCCGCAGAGTCTGCGCACCTTGCCGGTCTCGTCGAAGAGCGGAAATTTGACGGTCAGATAGGTATGAAGCCCGTCGTTCTGGACGATGCGCTTTTCAACCTGGACCGGCGCGGCGCTCTCGAAGACCGCCGCGTCCCCGGCCTGGAACTGGGCGGCTACCGGCTGTGGCAGGATCTCCGTGTCCGTCTTACCCCGAACCGCCTCGTTCTGCACGCCGAAAAGCTCCTCGAAACGGGAGTTGACGAGCATATACCGCCCGGTCAGATCCTTGATGTAGATCACCGCCGGCGTGTACCGCAATATGTCGCCGATCTCCTTGGTGCGGAGTTGAACCTTCCGTTCCAGTTCCTTGGAATAGCGGCTCAACTCCTCCTTGGCCCGGCGGAGGGCCT harbors:
- a CDS encoding PAS domain-containing sensor histidine kinase, translated to MNDRSLLKISKDIPYRYVRKNGEVIDILLSAIADRDSDGRIVRSLAVSVDVTEQKQAEKALRRAKEELSRYSKELERKVQLRTKEIGDILRYTPAVIYIKDLTGRYMLVNSRFEELFGVQNEAVRGKTDTEILPQPVAAQFQAGDAAVFESAAPVQVEKRIVQNDGLHTYLTVKFPLFDETGKVRRLCGIATDITAAKKAQDKLRRLSASIITNQEKERAVISRELHDELGQVLTALRMDAVWLLERLKAADPMGAERARDMCRLIDGTIQDVRSLAFRLRPGILDDLGLVDALELYTSDFERRTGVTCLFDAASIPKMDDTVATAAYRIAQEALTNVARHARAAKVEVRLQQVDGRLILSVEDDGRGFPVSVLDAAETLGAAEALGVAGMRERASLVGGHLEVYSRPGEGTRVRLILPVQALTLERNTEVKS